A portion of the Diprion similis isolate iyDipSimi1 chromosome 4, iyDipSimi1.1, whole genome shotgun sequence genome contains these proteins:
- the LOC124405859 gene encoding uncharacterized protein LOC124405859: MRQTKDFCPECTAHTSLIKREISSVNRVWRPADKQRQRKRGVWLHLRQSVLHLGVASRRRRRLAAARCSLEWEREEIGKTLIGPEPRSSSRTMLVPIDSTVSALDRAGSQQRARERAPLSRGRGSG, from the exons ATGCGTCAAACAAAAG ATTTTTGCCCTGAGTGTACTGCCCATACGTCCTTAATAAAGAGGGAAATTAGCAGTGTCAACAGAGTCTGGCGACCGGCGGACAAACAACGACAACGAAAACGCGGCGTCTGGCTCCACCTACGTCAGAGTGTCCTGCACCTCGGCGTCGCGTctcgtcggcgtcggcgtcttGCAGCAGCGCGATGCAGCCTCGAGTGGGAGAGAGAGGAGATCGGAAAGACTTTGATCGGTCCAGAGCCGCGCTCCAGCAGCCGGACGATGCTGGTGCCGATCGACAGTACCGTATCCGCGCTGGACCGCGCAGGAAGTCAGCAGCGAGCGAGAGAACGGGCGCCTCTCtcgagaggaagaggaagcgGATGA